The genomic DNA TGGACGGACGTACATAGCCCAACCCGATCGCGCCCAGGGCAGCTCTGGGCGCACAACCCAGCCGGAGCAGGGTCAGGAGCCGCAGCGCCCGCCCCGCGATACGGACCGCAGCCGATGACGTTCTGCCCTTTGACGACACTACGGCGATGGCCAGGCCGCCATAGTGTCGTCAAAGGGCAGAATGAGTAAATGAGTAAAGCGTCGCTTTACTCCCCTCGCTCACGTCTGGTAAACTCAAATGAGTAATTGCGTTTTTATTCATTTGGAGATTGAGGAAATGAGCAACAAAGGAAGCGCCACCAGCGCCAGGCGTCCCGCCGCCAAGACCAAAAAGGCAGCCATCCTTGTCAGCTCTGCCGATAAAGCGACGACGAAGCGGGTCAATTTCGACCTATCTGCCGAGCAACACATTCGGCTCAAGATCTACGCGGCCAAGCAGGGGAAGACAGTCAAAGACGTTCTGACCGATTTCGTAATCCAGCTCCCATCTGAGTAACGGACCACTCGGGGAAATATCGCGGATCAAACGCACGGCGCCACGAACGCCGTGACCATCAACCCGGCGCGCTAACGCCGGCTATCAGGAGTGGCACCCATGAACCAGCAATACCGAATTGATGAAACCGCTAAGGCAGATGCGATGGCAACGGAATTTTTCGATGCACTAGAGCCGAAGGTGCAGAAGGGCCGGGCTTGGACATTCGAGCGCTTTGCCAGTGCGTGCGATGACTTGCGGGCCGAACCGATCCAGGCAGTGCTTTATCCGAACGATGGAGCTGGCTTTTCCCTTTACGCTCGCCAAGGCCGCACGCTGCACGCCATTACTTATCATCGCAAGCCTGTCCGATTCCGGACTATCGAAAAAGCGCTGACTACGCTTGCGGACGTACCTCACCTTGATCCTGAAATCGTCGTAGATGCCTCAGCCTGGCGCGAGGTATCCGGCCCAGTGTGATCGTCGTGACGACCTTCAATGAAGAAGCCCGGCCGTGCGCTAACACGTCCGGGCCAGAGTGCGCGGTAGGAGTGGCAACTTCAACCGCGCTGACCATCGCCCAGAAGGTCGATGGTCAGCGCAGATGCTAGCAAAGATCCAGTAGGGCAAACAGCTTTGTCGCCTAAGCCCTGACATTGGTGTCAGGGCTTTTTGCTGTCAGGCATTTTCGCGCACTTGCATCTCAATCCGCAGGCCGACCCTCATTACTGTTGCGCGGTGTTTCGGCGTTCGGCCGCTGCTACCCATTGGTAAATGGTCGCAATGTCCCGCTGCGCTTTTTCGGCCGCATCCGTCGCTCGCACGACAATATCGACCATCGCTCGTTGGCATAGGTCGTTTTGAATCTTCGCAATGCTGCTACCGGACAACTCGGAGATCGCATGAGCGAACTGGTGCAGGCGCATGACGGCCTGACGACAATCCTCTATCACTTCATCCGAAACAGGTGTCCTACCGCCTAGCACGGCATCCAGTTTCCACGCTTCTTTCCGCATCGGGTCGCCGCTCTTGCGCCAGAATTCGCGAAACGGCTTGATCGCATCGGATGACTCTTTCCAGAACGCTTCGTAC from Xanthomonas fragariae includes the following:
- a CDS encoding plasmid partition protein ParG, whose product is MSNKGSATSARRPAAKTKKAAILVSSADKATTKRVNFDLSAEQHIRLKIYAAKQGKTVKDVLTDFVIQLPSE